The genomic stretch ATTATGTTTGAAAGCTACATATATTTCATGCTAACAATAGTAAACGAAAATCAGTCTCGGTCACGGTCGACAACCTTGGGCTTTCAGTATTGGTTATTATTAGTTTAGTTTCATCACGatggaaatatcataaatatatgtgCTAATTACGAGTGAttacaatggcaaacagtccagtttaccaaattacCAGTTGTAAAaatatagcaggtgctaaaatggacaatagctaAACTATAGTTTTAATTAACAGTTTAATCCGTATGTGAGGCGCCGTTGTCTAGCATgtgtaaaattaaagaaatgaacatttactttatattagtattgatgccaattcacataacatgcagtcgagcaaggtaaggggagtaactcCAATTTATCCTACAGTCATAATATAGCGctcttttaaaaaagaagatagaaataaccgacaaaaataaacacacattaCGGTCAGTCAAATACATGCAGGAAGTTTACCTTACTATCTTTCCAGGAAAGAACCGACCGGTACtagactcgcaactttctcacataaagattatGGGTCGGCCCGTAGCGTGAGCACATAGCCGTCAGTCAAATAGTTTTCGCTATATAAATTGTGTTTGTTACACAAACCTCGgatacaaggaactagttcgctatacggatataataAACCTCGATAATAAGGAATattttttagaggtcccaagctgttccttataagtgaTGTTTACTGTTTAAagctttcttgcattatttttacaataaatttcgCTTTGGTCATTACCCGAAATGTTAATGCCGAAAAGGTGCCCATTTGTTAACCACAACTGTTCTTTTTTTCTCcaagaaacaaaagctgtcttaatttactttctttttgtttttcaatacaCTTAAACTGCTTTTCTATAGGGATTATTTTCTGAACTTTCTGAAAATTCATATGAAAGATCATGTTTTGACTTACATTTCTGGTGAATTTTAAATGACCAACAAGACTACATGTACAACAAAATCTGAGATGTTCTCTCTCCCTCCCTCAAATTAACCATAACAAATTAGGAGAACTTGTCATTAGGCAGGATAGTTAGTTTTCTTACAATTCATAGGGTGCCCAGAACTTAACTGTTAACAGGGGTAATCTAGGGTTACATGTGCCAACGTTCACCTGGCTGTATGGTTTAgccataaaataaaatgtgttttggaGGCtaagtatttactttaaaaaatgcaatctttgaaaaaaatgcagCCAGAGAGTCAAGCTACAAGGTAATATTTGTATAACATATAAATGACATTTAGGTTATCAATAAAGTATTAATTCAAAGAAGTAACAGCGTGTGATTGGTATTGAGCTGCCTTTTCCGTGCCTGTGTGTAATCTGAATCTTTCCTTGTCTAGAGCAGAAATCTTCATTTTAGACCTGAAACGccatttcattatatatttgtgATTTTATATTCGTTTCTAAGTTTCTGACTTCATTAAAAAGCTAAGGTCTATGCCTAACATTTCCCCTAATGCATTTTTGGTCACTATGGATGTTTCATCCTTATACACTAATATTCCGCACGATAACGGGATAGAGGCTTGCTGTGCATATTTGAACAAAGCTCATTCATACTTGTCACACCAGTCAGTCAATGATATATGTCAGCTTATTGAACTAGTTTTGactaaaaaccattttcagttcaataatgaaaataatgttcaaattttagGTACTGCAATGGGCACACGTATGGCTCCTACATATGCTTCCTTTTTTATGGGTAAACTCGAAAGTGACTTCCTAGCTAATAGTACTGTTCAGCCATCGCTTTGGTTACGCTTCCTTGATGACATTTTCTTTATATGGGAACACAGTGAAGCGGGTCTACTTAAATTAATTGACAGTTTAAACGATGTCCATCCCAATATAAAATTCACCCACAGTTATTTAAGAGATACAGCTACATTTCTTGATGTTAATATTGGTAGAACAGTAGAtggtaatttttgtttttctgttcatgaaaaacCAACCAATACACATCAATATATTGAATTTTCACACTGTCACCCTCTTTTATGCAAGAAATGGATCCCATTTAGCCAAGCTAAGCGGTACAGGCGTCTAACTTCTAATGATAATTTGTTCACAAAGAATTGGAGAAATTGCGAAAAAATCCAAAATCGTAATGATCCAAGCCATATCCTTGATGATGCTTTAGCTAAGGCATCAGTATTGTCAGCCGAAGAAGCCATGACCAATCATAGGCAGAACACAGACGATATTATCCCATTTGTTTTTGTAATACAACCCATCCTTACCAAACATTGGTCAGATCCTTAATAAATATTGGGGGCTTTTTGAAATATCTGAGAAACGCAGTGTACGCAACCTGGCCAAATGCAAACCAATTGTTGCCTACAAACGACCTACAAATCTTAGTGATATCCCGGTTCACAGTAGCCTGATGTCTCTGGATGTTAATGGTGGTGTTCTTAGATGCAGTAAAACACGGTGTTCTCATTGCGGTAATATCACTGATTCTGCACAGTTTACAAGctctcaaaatttaaaaacttttgatgttaaacaaaatcttaatttcatgtctgaaaattttatttatttaatcacatgcaaaaagtgtaagttacaatatTTGCGACAAATACATCAGAAATGTTCACAAAGAATTTTTCTTTCATGCCTATCGACTTGGTAAAAATGACTGGTTTAGACTCTTTaaagagactcgttggattcatacaCTGAATACAACCTGGCCTTATagcatgaatgctaaaatattattttagtctttcatttttttcaaacagattcttcctaatgtattttgcatgtttgttagttttccttgcctgtattaatattatttttcctttgcaatttttgcagggaataagtatttatttttgatcctatactatgaatattacgccaaaatgggtaacgtcttttAAGTCGTACTTTCCTATGACGTCATtctgttttgttattatactctaaTGAAGTcaaatggacgaaacatgttagttttaaagtaaaagtatATGTCTGGAGttgttcttcgctttatctattatTTCTAAGTTCAACTAAGACTTTTGTTTGACATGCTATTTCAGATTACAGAAAAGCTGTTTGACCTTGATAAAACAATACGGGGTTGTGGGTATAGTCACAGCACATTTAATGTAAATGTTGAAAGACTTCCCGGTGAAAAGGAAACTATGGATCGCAAGGAACGGATAACAAAGTTCTTAGAAAAGCATGGTATTAATGATATCAAATTAAACATCGTCTCCGAGTCTGTGGCAGAATATAAACGTGTAGGCGCCGGAATAAGTATTCCTAAAACCGAAGAAGGAACTGAATACCATAAAGGAACTCTTGGGGGATTTGCATCCTTCAGTAAAGAGAAAGAAACCTCTTCATGTGCTCTTTTCTCTCGGCACGTTGCACATGGCTGCATTGCAAAAGTGTATGTCGATGGTGAGAATGGAAAAATGACCGAACTGGGAGAGATATTAGAAGATACATTACAAGCCGGAAGCTATGATATAGCCGCTGCTAAAATACACGACCATCATGTCCCACAATGTGAAGTTGAGTTCAAGAATTCAGAAAACACTCCACTCCCAGGAAGGCTTTATTCACCAGCAACTATCGATTTACAGGCAATAATATTCTATTGATAATTTACAGATTTCTATgatcattttttatcaaattaatcaAACTTAAATATTGAATGCATAATAATCAGAAAATTAATCTATTCTATTTAAACTGCCTAATAGAAACTATAAGTTATGATAAATTTATCAATTTCGAACAAGGTGAGTTAATGTTTTGTTTTCGTGTATTGATCGAACTGGTTAAAATCTTTATACGAAATCGAGACACATATGTTCCTAACAAAGTCTAATACTTTACTATATAATTTATCTTACAATAGGATCTTCAAGTCCACTTGTGGGGATCTGCGTCGAAACCTGGACTTGGAATAATAAAAATTCCAGAGTTAAGCTATCCAAATGCGACCGAGACGTACATACAAATAGAAGACAGAAATATATCCAAACGAATGGCTGCTGAAGGTGATAGTGGTGCCATAGTTTGTGCTGATGATCTTGATGACGAACACGTCCATGTTATTTCAATGCTGATAGGTTCGAATAGTGACACAAAGACACTTCAAGATCCCAATGTGAAAAGAACATATATCGCCTTTCCAGTACAGAAAGGCGTCGAACGTTTACAAATGAAGACAGGTGGTACCTTTTCCCTCCAGGGAGTTAGCAATGATCAGtaaaattagttaaaaaaaaaacactattttttacaGAAATCATTTTCGGAATTGTGTTTTGTAAACGTTCTTTTGTCGACGATCCCTAATGTCAGGAACGAAATGAACAATCCCTGTGCAGGCACGgtaataaaatgtgataaaatatcatattagGTAAAACATATACATTACTTTAAGTCAcattataaataaatcaaatgcTTATATTTCATATAGTTTGTGTGTTTGAGACATATTCACCACCTCAATTTGCGTATGCAGATGGTATAAAAGGTCATATTAAAAGTATCATGATTTGTCTTCTTTCTATCTTCAAAAATCATGTTTCGTTTATTCTAAGGGAACATTTTATGAATGAGTcgaaaataaatatcatttatttgttcTGACAACAGTTAAACAGAAATGTCATTATTTACATTGATTTCATAGAAATTGATCATGTAATTGGATTGCTTTACAATACACTGTACAATAATGTTGCATGCTTGACATTATTTCATTAATAACCATTGGACGCGTATAAATGTCTGaactatataatgtttaaaagtaGTAAAGCGTCCAACAGCTATATGTTCTCGTGGTTTACTCGCAATCTATAATTTAACACGATAATTTATATAAAGTCATGTGttcaaaatgtttgaatttctCTTTGCCGAAGGCTGAGAAAGAACACAATAACTGTACATACTGCTCCTTTTCAGTCTCTAAAATATGCATGTCAGCAATAATTATGTATAATCATATAGtagtttttgtttacattaaaatccTTATTATCAAGTATTTTTGTGAGTTAACATATTAATATTGCATAAATGTTAATGTATATTGATTTGTTAAGAATAGGTACATCTCCCTTATCatcaaaaataatggaaaaaatagtCAATATTTATGTGAGCAATCCACATAGTACCTTGTTCAAATGTCAAAGGTCTCGATAGAATGAACACCTATTAGGCAGGACAAGTCATCATGTGCACACTCCTTTTTCGTAAAATATTTAGAAGCATATAAACTTTTATATACTATAGCAAATAGCGTGCTCAAAATTCTAActctttatatgttttaaaaggaTATCGTGAAACTGCACGAATTTTGTAAACAGCAACATGAATGATTAGGCAATGCTATAAGCAGTTTTGATAAAGTAggttattttttgaaaaacaactatcaatttttaatttttgtcctcTATTTTAAGTTTAGTACTGCTTAaagtattagatcactaatagagaacctcctttttgaagagtattcaattcctaccattatcctacttttactgcaattcgtaggttcaagccctactgggaccaattttttccccttattttccttttttttcttataagtttttacttctttcaagacttattattgatttcgtgtacaaaaatggaaaaagatgaatcttataagtgatttcttggtgctcaaagtgaatttactacttaaacagaaggggtagagttacacatttttaaatatatcgaGTTACACgaggtgaaagttctctattttgctttcactcttagattatatactGTGgcagaaatttaggtaggttttacgtctgccctaagattatttttaactggagtaagcaaaattcaaaacagaaacacagcattcgaccttattttttcaatgttgaagtatgaattctgtcttaTTTAAATCCTTTTGCTTGAGGCACCATGATAGAAAAAaggatattgacatttttattttgtattttataattgtttaccaatagtttgatgtttcttttattaaaattaatggtcaagtgagttctctgcaaacgttttggatagtggctatcacgttgaaatttgtctctacttgagcttgaggagataccataagttatacaaaatttataaaaaacggcacggtaaaagttgtttaaaaattgcaaaatagtgcaaaacacggttacctttcagaaaatgccaagcaaaggccattttgtaaacattactattagtgctctaataccttaaagcaTTATATCTGTCAGCATGAAAAAATGTTTCAAGTTGTACTACAGGCTTTTTCTTGTCTAGATATAAccatgtttataatattaaattcatTGTAATATtggtttgttttctgtttaaattcttACCAGTTATCTCTCCCAATCCATGCGTTCCCATATTTTTACTTGTAAGCGTATCAACTCGTTCTTATTGTGAGTGTTAGTTATTAATTCGAAATCCCAGATATCAGCTTAATTTTTCAGAAACtatcaatatgtatcttcatttATTTGCGGTCGTTTACTCCGGTATCATTATTCGTTATAAgatattaaaaagattttaaaaagtcaGGAGCATTACTTTATCTGATGGCTAGTTACAATCAATTTGATGTACTGAATGTCAGTTAGGATTGGTAAGCATGTCAGGATACGAGGATATTACCTAgtgaagtgcctacgcctttagtattttgaacaatgaaaagGGTCTGATCGCTAAGGTGATTTTTCTTTGACTACATGACAAatgatgtagaatgtcctttgttaaaatttatagctggtgagaccaaatatctcttATATAAAAGTTTCCTCTGGCTGCCTTgacttatttatttatgtaacagttattcgtaaatgatttctattaggagctaaataatttcagggatcagacaACTTACTAATTATTTCAAACACACAATCTTAAGTTAACTATAATTAGCTCAAATTTCTATAGGCCGGAGACACtttacttgactggtctttttgttgaagttcccgtcagacaatgtcgtTGATTCAACAGCATATGGGttctatcgcatagatgctcagcctttGTCCTTTTAATTCAAGCTGTAATGCAATATGTTTGCACTGACTCCTGAAtgttcagcgcctatatgctatcacattcAATTACCATATATGTATAAcgccgatgccttggctgtacttcccCCAATAATGATGAAACTTTTCTGTAAGCTAAAACTCTCCTACTGTCTCACTAGATTACCAAACAATATGTATCTGTCTCAGCTTTCTGTTGCTCatcctatatttgctatcgtctatagcattcaactaccacttaggtaaaactcctatgcgatGGCCCTTTATCTCAAACCCTTATTGAagttctgcaactcttctttagtctatgaacttcaaatgtctactttttaataattcattaaatcTGTACATAGTATTTCACAACCGGTACTTGCTTTAACAAGTAAGTTGTTCCGTTTAACTATTCTATATAGTATAATATGTGATGCTGGCCTCTAGCTTACACTATAATTAACGCAAATCGTTCATAAATGACCctaattatattattttcatcatttcaacaataattataacaacGATTATAGCTTAAAAGGGGAGTCAAGTACTgcgcttatgtgttacgttatccaTGTATCagataaacaaattattttaacaaagCACAAGTTTAAACCACTCTGAAACTAATATCAAATTATTCAAGATTGATAGCACGATTCGTTGACCTGCAATAAATCAGGAAATGTATTTTAACCAtcaaaacacaaaagaaataacGTCTGAAATTACGTAGACGCATTAAAACATTAACTCAATATCCATAAGCGCCAATAGAAATAGCGAACAGGTAAGACATATCAAACCATAATACAGATGGTCTGAATGCGCAAAAATTTCGAAACAAAcaacactgattttttttttcaaattttcctttaAGACTTTAGTAAATCACTacattattcatttattcatttttccaTTCATGTAGTTTTCTGTGTATGACTAATGCAACAAATaacttatctatttatttcacTGACAACATGTTAGTCATTCTTTTGTATCTCTGTGACATGGTAAAAACCATTTTTCAGAAGATATTTCTACTGTATTATTATGTTGAAAACAGATTAATGACCTAGTCTGTATTATCTAATCATTTGATAGACGTCACCAGAAGTTAAATTTGATTTGTGAAAACATTGTTAAATTGCACAGTGAACCTGGAAAAAAATACTCTTAACATCGTGCCGATTCTTTGACTGAGTCTTGTAGAGCTGATAAAATGAGTAACACCCCTCGGATACCCTCACCACTGTCAGCTGCGGCTTTAGCGGAGTTCTATTTCCATTAACAATAAATGGTCTGTCTTATCTGaaaggaccggaaaatataaaaaaaagtttatataaaCACAACTTTTACAGCTTCCATTCATCACACAGAGACTGTTCGCGTTATAGTTAACACCCTTtcatgtttttaacatttcagtTACAAAGGAAATTTGAGTAGTGAGTGACGTGACAACAATGTAATAATCACATGGTTAGATAACCACTATTGTCAACATTTTACAAGAACTTGTAGGGGGTCAGCGCCATTATCGCAGATAATCTAAGCAGttggtccaaaaaaaaaaaaactttgacaacTACTTGGGGAAAATAtcaaaaatagaatttaaaaatatatataaatataattatgttcgAAACGAAAATATGGCTTCCTCATTGTAAACAAACCCATTAAGTCCCTTAAAGTATGAGGCATTTTACCGAGCTTAAACTATCAATTATTCTTTGGACGTAGTTCATAGTGCTAtattttaaaactagaaatagGTTATTGTTCAGAAATAAACCTTAACTTAAGGTGTTTTTATGAACCGGCAGCAGCTTGAAAGTAATACACTCCATGATTACATTATAGATACTAACATCGATCAAGAGTTCATAGCAATTTATATTGTAGCTCTCTAAGGATGAAACTTAGCTTTTTATATTCACTCTCGAGTAAGGGTTTTAGAAACACCAGTACTTGGGTCCGATACCAACAGCCACCGGCTTACGCGGTCTATACCCTAACCACTAGACGCAACATTGATTCCCTTATACATTATTCATTAGCAGACAAGCTGAACAAAGCAGAACCAACAAGTTTTGATGTATCAGTCTACGAGGAAAGGTAAAATGCATCAGCGATCAAGTAATTCTAGTTCTCCATTCGCTCTGACCATTTAGAATCAACAAGATCTATGAATGACTAGGTATTAAAGCCCTCAGTTACATTACTTCTTTCAAACTAGACATTTAGGTAACTTCACGTCACGTAGAGTTCATCTTAGGATTGAGACacctttttatttgtttatcatacatgtattttaataatgtGGCATTTGCTTTGATACAAATAGTGTGTTACAAATAGATCAGAAGTATAAttaatttattgatttaattCATTAATAGCGCACTTTTTgacttaatattttttataaagtaaaggtGGTGAATGATAATATTTTACAGTGGAGTATTGTTTTAGACTTGCATACCAACTGCTGTTTGTTGCTTTTCgttttataaagtttcattttGTACGGGTTACAtgatatttttagaaaacaaaatataaattctacggtggcacagaggtgacatagatgtttttttatattaatacgtgTGCAAGTAATAACtgatacgtgcgcacgtactagtacaaaagacatcatcgcacatactataaaaaacatcttcgtacgtataaagtaatacgtgcgcacgtactagtacaaaaaacatcatcgcacatactataaaaaacatcttcgtacgtataaagtaataagtgcgcacgtactagtacaaaaacattatcgcacatactataaaagaAACATCTCCGTACGTATGGAGTAATACGCGGCACGTactagtttataaaaaaaacatctaccttttacgtgcgcacgtattactttatacgtacgacgatgtttttttatactagtacgtgcccttggttgaccacagtAAGGAAGTGGATACGCAggaaatagttcctctgtttcaTGGTGAACTTTGGTGATTTTTTAATGAAAGACCTGCAATGGCATATCTGAATAGAAAAGATATGAAATAGTTGGTACCTgcacaatttgacagaatgagaatgtcacaATATGCATAACGTAACTTTTTGACAGGGCCAGTTTTGCCCCTTGCAGTTATTTAGAGAGTagtcttcatacgcatgtgatttggttcaataTGATGGAAAAAGGAGCCGGTCAACCCCACTGGAATCATGTAGATTTGTATCGAgattaaaagtatattttattgttgAATTATGTACCGATTTTTCCTTTATATCCTATATGTTCACAGGAGAATGCTGCGGAGCTTGTTAGAagcatttataaaacaaatcaaatgcaAATCATATCTAGcctaaatattacattaaatttcaAGAATATAATATATGTGtgttttcgggtttaacgtctttttcaacaatttttaaatcatataaacgtcggtgtctacttgtagcagtgagcacagtgcccatctttatagtgctgcctcactgtaatatcacgccgtagacacgtgccATGATACCCCACCCTGTCACATTATTCTGACACCGGGCTAAcctgtcctagcactatccccttaatgctgagcgccgagcgaggaagctgctagtaccatttattacttcttttgtatgacgcggccggggatcgaacccacgacctcacggacgctctaccactaggctaccgaggcggtttcaAGAATATAATATTCAATGAGCATATATAAGTAGCCATTTTAATCATTGTAAGCAGAGTTGACATTTGAGAATAACAATAAAGAATCAGTAAGAGGAACAGCGTACACAATAATTAAAAGCAGTAATCTTTCATATTTCTAAATGATATTGAAACTGTAATCTTTAAAACTGTATCCAAAATGTTAATTTGTCTTATAAAAGATCATCATACCTTCCCCCGGGTTAACAAAGACTTTTGCATGCATATATGTAAGTACtacaagtataaaaaaaacataacaaagaAAATAACAGCAAACATGAAAGACAAATCTAAATTACAAAGATTTATCTTCGAAAACCAAACAAGGTTCTTTCTTGTTATAATATTCAATGTAGATTGACAATTTGGGACATTCAGGTAAATTGTTCTTGAATAGTCGGTCACAttaaatttttgttcaaataagCAAAGAACTAACGTAAGAACTCTTAACAAAAGACACTACAAA from Mercenaria mercenaria strain notata chromosome 16, MADL_Memer_1, whole genome shotgun sequence encodes the following:
- the LOC128549571 gene encoding uncharacterized protein LOC128549571, whose protein sequence is MRLHVSKRNMPDESFSLNKFFSGIFIDEEGVKLVEDLSHEQIFVVVLQSVAEKPFVEQSHQFELQRAILEISSLLESVVFEILTVKCETLKQLYPLQANQSKENMKSSFSEMESQRNERARELLGEMFAFFNRSTLPKNKRMDVPGFERKRVSREITEKLFDLDKTIRGCGYSHSTFNVNVERLPGEKETMDRKERITKFLEKHGINDIKLNIVSESVAEYKRVGAGISIPKTEEGTEYHKGTLGGFASFSKEKETSSCALFSRHVAHGCIAKVYVDGENGKMTELGEILEDTLQAGSYDIAAAKIHDHHVPQCEVEFKNSENTPLPGRLYSPATIDLQDLQVHLWGSASKPGLGIIKIPELSYPNATETYIQIEDRNISKRMAAEGDSGAIVCADDLDDEHVHVISMLIGSNSDTKTLQDPNVKRTYIAFPVQKGVERLQMKTGGTFSLQGVSNDQ